The following DNA comes from Deltaproteobacteria bacterium.
AAGATCGTAGGCGGTAAACCTGAGTCTGGCATCCATTCGCATATCAAGAGGCTCGTCCCTCTTAAAGCTGAACCCTCTCTCGCTGGAATCAATCTGATAAGAGGACATTCCGAGATCGGCGATAATTCCGTCAACCTCCTTTATATCAAGGCTCTCCAGAACCTTGTCTATATCAGAAAAATTGCTGTTGCGGAAGATCACATGCCCGTTGTATTCAGAAAGTGTTTCTCTTGAAATGGAAATAGCCTCTTCATCAACGTCCAGGCCTATTACAATGGACTTGCTGTCGGTCTGTTCCAGAATCGCCTTTGTATGGCCGCCCATTCCCAAAGTCGCATCGACGTATATACCTTCAGGACGCGTAACAAGGAATTTTATTACTTCTTCGGCCAATACCGATTGGTGAACCGGTTTCATGTAATCCTTTACAGCGCTTTCCATGATTTTATAGTCCTTGTCCGGCAAGTATGTCCCTGCTCTTTTTAAATTCGTCATAGGCGCGGGCCGCTTCTTCCTGCTCCCACACCTCTTTGGACCAGATCTCAATCCTCGTAAGCATACCTATCATGACGAGTTCCCTGTCGATACGGGCATGGTTTCTCAGAGACTGGGGAATAAGAACCCTGCCCTGCCCGTCAAGAGGGCAGTCCACGGCTCCTCCCATCAGGTATCTCAGAAATGAAATTACCTCATGCTTAAACTGCGGAAGCTCGGAAACTTTCCTCTCGATCTCATTCCATTCCTTTAAAGGATAGGCAACCAGGCATTTGTCAAAATTTGTAATGACAAATGTCTCGTCTCCATACTTTTCTCTGCACACCTCACGGAA
Coding sequences within:
- the mraZ gene encoding division/cell wall cluster transcriptional repressor MraZ is translated as MFRGRYEHTMTDKGRVSIPAKFREVCREKYGDETFVITNFDKCLVAYPLKEWNEIERKVSELPQFKHEVISFLRYLMGGAVDCPLDGQGRVLIPQSLRNHARIDRELVMIGMLTRIEIWSKEVWEQEEAARAYDEFKKSRDILAGQGL